In Barnesiella propionica, the sequence ACATGAAAAAATATTTTATATCTGCTTTTTTGTTTTTATTGATCTCCGCCTTTTCGGTAAAAGGAGAAAATAACAGAACCTCTTTACATCGGGGAAATTGGACGATCAGTTATGATACGAAGTCGGGGAAAGCCGATTTTTTATACAAGGACAAATGTGTTCTGGCCGATGTCGCCGCCGTAGCTTATACCCGCAATAAATATTCATCGGATGCGTATGAACGGTGCGAAATCACGGAAGATAAGCTAAACGATGATTTCGGGAGCGGAATAAAATATACCGTTGTACATATGGGTGAAAAAAAACCGGTTATGAAACGCATTTTTTTCTTGTATGATAATACCGATTATTTTTTGACCGAGCTCGTACTGGAAAGCGACGTCCGGATAGCATCCAATTATATGTCTCCTATATCGACAGAAAAACCTGTCGATATATTGAAGAAAGGAGATAACCGGGTATTGGTAGTGCCGTTTGACAATGATAAGTGGATACGTTACAAGTCGTCACCTTTGAATTCCGGAATAAATAGTTATGAAGTAACGGCTTTGTACAATCCCGATAACAGGGAGGGACTGGTGGTCGGTTCGGTCGAACACGATACATGGAAGACAGGAATACGGGTGGAAGCCGATAGCAAGACTCGTTTGAGCCGTCTGGTCTGTTATGCGGGAGCGGCCGGGGAAACAACCCGGGACATTTTGCCACATGGTAAAGTTTCGGGAACGACCGTGAAATCTCCTAAGATTCTTTGTGGCTTCTTTAAAGATTGGAGGGACGGAATGGAAACTTTTGGCAAAGCATGTGCCGTTGTTGCACCTCCGCGGGAATGGTCGAAAGGCGTACCTTTCGGGTGGAACAGCTGGGGAAAAATGCAATTCAATATGACATATGATAAGGTACTCGAAGTTTCCGATTTTTTTGCAACTGATTTACAACCGAAAGGATTCGGAAATGATAGTATCTTATATATAGGAATGGATTCGGGCTGGAACCATATGACCGATGAACAGTTGGCCGAGATTGTGAAACACTGCAAACAGAACGGTCAAAGGGCCGGTATATATTATACCCCGTTTACCGATTGGGGACGTAAACCGGATAAGGAATTGGAAGGCGCTCCCGGATATACATATAAAGACGTTTATCTGTATGCCAACGGTAAACCTCAGGAACTGGACGGAGCCTGGGCCATAGACCCCACTCACCCGGCAGTGCAGCAACAGATTAAATATTTTGCAGATAAATTCAAGAAAGCCGGTTTTGAGTATCTTAAAATAGATTTTCTTACGCATGGCGCTATGGAAAGCGATTCTTATTATGACCGTTCGGTCACTACGGGTATACAAGCTTATAACAAAGGCATGTCCTATCTCGAATCACAGTTAGAAGATTTTTATATTACGGCTTCCATCTCACCGCTTTTCCCTTCTCAATATACACATTCACGTCGCATTGCCTGCGATGCCTTCGGAAATATGAGCGATGCTGAATATACCCTGAATTCGGTCTCTTATGGGTGGTGGCTCGATGAAGTATATACATTCAACGATCCCGACCATTTGGTGCTGGAAGGTGCTTCGGAAGGTGAAAACCGGGCCCGGGTAACTTCGGGTGTGATTACCGGTATATATATGTCCGGTGATGATTTTAGCAAGAGCGGTTCCTCCGAAGCAAAGAAAAAAGCCTTGAAATTTCTTACTAATCGGGATATAAATCAACTGGTCCGGAATGGCAGGACCTTCCGTCCGGTGAACGGAAACGATGAGAATACCGACTGTTTGTTCATGCTCCGTAGTGGGAAAGATCTGTACGTGGCTGCGTTTAACTATTCGGGTTATGATACGACAATTGAATTGCCTTTGGAAAGATTAGGTTTGAACCGGTCGGAAAAATATCCCTGTAAAGAATTATGGAGTGGAAAGAAAACTACGGAAAAAGGTTTGTTTAAAATAAAATTACCTCGGAAGGATGCTGCTTTGTATCGTTTCGAATTGGAATAGAATAGATAGGCGGGCTGGTAAAACACTGTTTTATCTCGTCCGCCTGTAATGTTTGATTATCCTTTTTTCTGATTCCGGTATTTACTGGGCGACATACCCATTGTCTTTGTAAATATTCTGGTGAAATAAAAAGGATCCTCGATTCCGATCTTAGGACATATTTGAATAATTTTCATGTCGGTGAAGTCGAGATAATGGCAAGCCTTCTGGATTTTCAGATGTATAAGGTAACTGAGTGGGGAATATCCCGTCTTTTTCTGGAAAAGGGCCGACAAATGGGAGGCGGACAGGCTTACATGGTTGGCGATATCCGCCAAGGTTAATTTACGTTCGATGTTTTCACACATAAAATGAATGACCTCATCTATGATATTTTGATTTTTATCCCGGGAAGTACCGCTTTCACGATATTCTCCCAGGAATTTCATGGAGCCCAGAAAATGAAAAAAACTGGTAATCGCATAATAGATATTGTTCATCGAATATCCCCGGCTGAGGATTCCGAAAATTTCTTCGAACAAAAGAAGCCTTTCTTCGATACGGGAATTGAAATTGGGAGATATATCGGTCGGCTTATCAAAACCGTTGGCAAAAAAAGACGCCTTATTCCCGTCAAAGTGGACCCAGTAGATTGTCCACGGCGATTTAGGTGTACTCCCGTATTTATGAGCCTTTTCTTTAGGCAGTATAAAAAACTGGTGTTCCGATATTTCTTCGTGTCTTCCGTCCAGTTCGAACCAGCCGTTTCCTTTGACACAATAAATAAGTACAAATTGCCGGGCTTCTTCTTTGGTACGTTCCCGGTAATGAAACTCAGCCTGTGGATAATAACCTATATCGGTAATATGAAGTTCTTTACCCAGTACGTCGTTCGAGATTTGTTCTACTACAAAAGCCGGCAGTACGATAGCTCTTTCTCCTTTGAATCCGCTTTTTATTTTAGCCATAATAGTATTACTTATTCAACAAATATAATAAAAAAAAACGAATATCCTTATCTCATAAAATAATCCATGTATAAAATAGTTTATTCTATTTTGTTTATTGCAGAAAAACAGTCAATTTGTATCATTAAAATTAATTCATCATATCAATGAAAAAGCACAGTAATCTCTATCTTTTTTTAATAGCCGTGATTTCGGCTATGGGCGGTTTGCTTTTTGGTTACGACTGGGTCGTAATCGGTGGAGCTAAGCCCTTTTATGAACAATATTTTGATATTGCGGGAAATCCGGCTTTGCAGGGTTGGGCGATGAGTAGCGCGCTTATCGGATGTCTGGTAGGTGCTTTGATCGCAGGTAAGTTTAGCGACCGGTTCGGACGCAAGCCTATATTGATACTGGCTGCTGCCCTTTTCACATTGACATCTCTCGGTACGGGAGCAGCCAATAGTTTCGCATTGTTTAATGTATTCAGGCTTATCGGAGGTTTTGCCATAGGTATCGCATCCAGTCTTTCTCCCATGTATATTGCCGAGATAGCTCCGGCAAAAATACGGGGCCGGTTTGTTTCAATTAATCAGCTGACTGTGGTGCTGGGCATACTGGCGTCGCAAGTCGTGAACTGGCTTATAGCGGAGCCTGTTGCTGCAGATGCGACAGCCGAGATGATACGTACGTCCTGGAACGGGCAATGGGGTTGGCGCTGGATGTTCTGGGCGATGATGGTTCCTGCCGTTCTGTTTTTTATTTTCAGTTTTATATTACCCGAAAGTCCGCGTTGGCTGGCTTCTAATAATAAAATAGAAGCAGCGCGTAAGGTATTCGCCCGTATAGGAGGAAGTGCTTATGCCGAAGAACAACTGGCCGAAATAGAAGAAAGCAAAGGACAAGAAAAAAGTCATCAGGGCGGTTTCCGGCAACTACTGCATCCGTCACTGCGAAAGGTACTCATTATAGGAGTCGTACTGGCTGTTTTCCAGCAATGGTGCGGAATTAATGTAATATTTAATTATGCACAGGAAATATTTATGGAAGCCGGTTATGGCGTTTCGGACGTTTTAATGAACATTGTCGTGACAGGTATCACCAATGTTATTTTTACAGTCATTGCAATGTTCGTTGTCGATAAGTGGGGACGTAAGGCTTTGCTGAAAATAGGAGCATTCGGGCTTACACTTATTTATGCTTTGATGGGTAGCGCGTATTTCTTCCACGTTTCGGGGCTGCCGTTACTTATCGTGGTTGTTATGGCAATAGCCTGTTATGCAATGACCCTGGCTCCTGTTATGTGGGTAGTAGTTTCCGAAATATATCCCAACCGTGTAAGAGGGGTGGCGATGTCTGTTGCGACCTTCGCTTTATGGACGGCCTGCTTCCTGCTTACATATACTTTCCCTTTGCTCAATACGGGATTGGGTGCCGCCGGTACCTTCTGGCTTTATGGAGGTATCTGTCTGTTAGGAGGTATCTTTGTTTGTGTCCGGGTGCCTGAGACGAAAGGAAAAAGTTTGGAAGAACTGGAAAAAGAACTCGTAAAATAAAATTTTAAAATATATAATAATGGAAAAAATAACGGAATATCTGATCCGTAGCACGGTCAGTACGAGCGAGGTACGTGCATGGGAAGAGGACATTATGCTGCCTACCTATGAAATAGGAGAGGAAGAAAAGAATCCAATATTTTTGGAAAAGCGTGTATATCAGGGGAGTAGCGGTTCTGTATACCCTTATCCTGTAGTAGAGAAAATCTCCGATGAGAAAAAAGATAAAAAGTATCATGCCGTATTTATTGAAAATGAATATATTAAGGTAATGATCCTGCCCGAATTGGGTGGACGTGTACACATGGCTTATGATAAAGTAAAGAAACGTCATTTCGTTTATTATAATCAGGTGGTAAAGCCGGCATTGGTAGGACTTACGGGACCTTGGATTTCCGGAGGTATCGAGTTTAACTGGCCGCAGCATCACCGTCCGTCCACTTTTCTTCCTACCGATTTTTCGATAGAAGAACATGAAGACGGCAGTAAGACTATCTGGTGTAGTGAAGTGGAACGTATGTTCCGTACCAAGGGCATGCAGGGATTCCGCTTGTATCCCGGAAAAGCCTATATAGAGATAAATGTAAAAGTTTATAACCGTACTTCATTCCCCCAGACTTTCTTGTGGTGGGCCAATCCTGCTGTTGTCGTGAACGAACACTATCACTCGGTGTTCCCGCCCGATGTAAATGCCGTGTTCGATCATGGCAAACGGGATGTTTCCAGTTTCCCTATAGCTACGGGAATATATTATAAACAGGATTATTCGGCAGGAGTCGATATTTCGAAATATAAAAATATTCCGGTTCCTACTTCCTATATGGCTATCAAGTCTAAATTTGATTTTGTAGGAGGATATGAGAATGATGTTAACGGCGGACTTCTTCATGTCGCTAATCATCACGTTTCACCGGGTAAAAAACAATGGACCTGGGGTAACGGAGATTTCGGTATTGCCTGGGATCGTAACCTTACAGACGAAGACGGGCCCTACATCGAGCTGATGACCGGTGTTTATACCGACAATCAGCCGGATTTTACTTGGTTACAGCCGTACGAAGAAAAATCATGGGTACAATATTTTATGCCTTATAGTGAAGTCGGTTATGTAAAGAATGCGACGAAAGATGCTATTCTCAACCTCGATGTAAAGGATGGTGAAGCTACCGTTATTTTATATACGACAGG encodes:
- a CDS encoding AraC family transcriptional regulator; the encoded protein is MAKIKSGFKGERAIVLPAFVVEQISNDVLGKELHITDIGYYPQAEFHYRERTKEEARQFVLIYCVKGNGWFELDGRHEEISEHQFFILPKEKAHKYGSTPKSPWTIYWVHFDGNKASFFANGFDKPTDISPNFNSRIEERLLLFEEIFGILSRGYSMNNIYYAITSFFHFLGSMKFLGEYRESGTSRDKNQNIIDEVIHFMCENIERKLTLADIANHVSLSASHLSALFQKKTGYSPLSYLIHLKIQKACHYLDFTDMKIIQICPKIGIEDPFYFTRIFTKTMGMSPSKYRNQKKG
- a CDS encoding sugar porter family MFS transporter, producing MKKHSNLYLFLIAVISAMGGLLFGYDWVVIGGAKPFYEQYFDIAGNPALQGWAMSSALIGCLVGALIAGKFSDRFGRKPILILAAALFTLTSLGTGAANSFALFNVFRLIGGFAIGIASSLSPMYIAEIAPAKIRGRFVSINQLTVVLGILASQVVNWLIAEPVAADATAEMIRTSWNGQWGWRWMFWAMMVPAVLFFIFSFILPESPRWLASNNKIEAARKVFARIGGSAYAEEQLAEIEESKGQEKSHQGGFRQLLHPSLRKVLIIGVVLAVFQQWCGINVIFNYAQEIFMEAGYGVSDVLMNIVVTGITNVIFTVIAMFVVDKWGRKALLKIGAFGLTLIYALMGSAYFFHVSGLPLLIVVVMAIACYAMTLAPVMWVVVSEIYPNRVRGVAMSVATFALWTACFLLTYTFPLLNTGLGAAGTFWLYGGICLLGGIFVCVRVPETKGKSLEELEKELVK
- a CDS encoding alpha-galactosidase, with protein sequence MKKYFISAFLFLLISAFSVKGENNRTSLHRGNWTISYDTKSGKADFLYKDKCVLADVAAVAYTRNKYSSDAYERCEITEDKLNDDFGSGIKYTVVHMGEKKPVMKRIFFLYDNTDYFLTELVLESDVRIASNYMSPISTEKPVDILKKGDNRVLVVPFDNDKWIRYKSSPLNSGINSYEVTALYNPDNREGLVVGSVEHDTWKTGIRVEADSKTRLSRLVCYAGAAGETTRDILPHGKVSGTTVKSPKILCGFFKDWRDGMETFGKACAVVAPPREWSKGVPFGWNSWGKMQFNMTYDKVLEVSDFFATDLQPKGFGNDSILYIGMDSGWNHMTDEQLAEIVKHCKQNGQRAGIYYTPFTDWGRKPDKELEGAPGYTYKDVYLYANGKPQELDGAWAIDPTHPAVQQQIKYFADKFKKAGFEYLKIDFLTHGAMESDSYYDRSVTTGIQAYNKGMSYLESQLEDFYITASISPLFPSQYTHSRRIACDAFGNMSDAEYTLNSVSYGWWLDEVYTFNDPDHLVLEGASEGENRARVTSGVITGIYMSGDDFSKSGSSEAKKKALKFLTNRDINQLVRNGRTFRPVNGNDENTDCLFMLRSGKDLYVAAFNYSGYDTTIELPLERLGLNRSEKYPCKELWSGKKTTEKGLFKIKLPRKDAALYRFELE